A single region of the Leptodactylus fuscus isolate aLepFus1 chromosome 5, aLepFus1.hap2, whole genome shotgun sequence genome encodes:
- the LOC142202919 gene encoding gonadotropin-releasing hormone II receptor-like, translating into MALAIHLYPIKEMTIMNITKELGSKTYTHGPWLNSSCELDMNTSSPNITHSHIQLPTFTPAAKARVIITFVIFTLSASCNLAALWAAAKTSRKKRSHVRILIINLTTADLLVTFIVMPLDAIWNITVQWQAGDIACRILMFLKLLSMYSSAFVTVVISVDRQSAILNPLAINDAKKKNKIMLSTAWLMSILLSLPQLFLFHTVTITEPQNFTQCTTRGSFQEHWQETTYNMVSFVCLFLLPLLIMISCYSRILLEISKRMSKGTLSSKEVYLRRSKNNIPKARMRTLKMSIVIVSSFIICWTPYYLLGLWYWFYPETMEEKVSQSLTHILFIFGLVNACLDPITYGLFTIHFRKGLQRYCGRRRRTSDTDMSSSVTGSFRCSMSSFRAKKMIVLNQEMQVFQSYNGSSNNSDLRTNGLGSSCL; encoded by the exons AAATGACTATCATGAACATCACAAAGGAACTTGGCAGCAAAACGTATACCCATGGACCATGGCTCAACAGCTCATGTGAATTGGATATGAACACTTCTTCCCCTAATATAACTCATAGTCATATCCAGCTCCCCACCTTCACTCCGGCTGCAAAGGCTCGGGTCATCATTACTTTTGTTATTTTCACACTTTCAGCCTCCTGTAACTTGGCTGCTCTATGGGCAGCTGCCAAAACAAGCAGGAAGAAAAGGTCTCATGTGCGAATCTTAATCATTAATCTGACCACAGCCGATCTCCTAGTTACATTTATTGTCATGCCTCTGGATGCCATATGGAATATCACTGTACAGTGGCAAGCAGGGGACATAGCCTGCAGAATACTCATGTTTCTCAAGCTTCTGTCTATGTATTCAAGTGCTTTTGTGACCGTAGTGATCAGTGTGGACCGGCAATCTGCCATCCTTAACCCACTAGCCATAAATGATGCCAAGAAGAAGAATAAAATAATGTTATCCACAGCCTGGCTAATGAGCATCTTACTATCACTGCCGCAG CTCTTTCTGTTTCATACAGTAACCATTACTGAACCGCAGAACTTTACCCAGTGCACCACCAGGGGCAGCTTCCAGGAGCACTGGCAGGAAACAACCTACAACATGGTGAGCTTTGTTTGTCTCTTCCTGCTGCCTCTGCTGATCATGATCTCCTGTTACTCAAGAATTCTGCTGGAGATCTCAAAGCGCATGAGCAAGGGAACAT TGTCTTCTAAAGAGGTTTACCTCCGACGCTCCAAGAATAACATCCCTAAAGCACGCATGAGGACTCTAAAGATGAGCATTGTAATTGTTAGCTCTTTCATCATCTGCTGGACCCCTTACTACCTTCTGGGCTTGTGGTACTGGTTTTACCCTGAGACCATGGAAGAGAAGGTTTCTCAATCCCTTACACACATTCTTTTCATCTTTGGTCTTGTCAATGCCTGTCTAGATCCCATCACTTACGGACTTTTTACAATACACTTTCGGAAAGGCCTTCAACGCTattgtggaagaagaagaaggacatCAGATACTGACATGAGTTCCTCTGTGACCGGATCCTTCCGCTGTTCAATGTCATCTTTTCGTGCTAAAAAGATGATAGTGTTGAACCAGGAGATGCAAGTGTTTCAGTCATACAATGGATCTTCAAACAACTCAGACCTGAGGACAAatggccttggcagcagctgcctctGA